The window TGAGCGCGGCCCGCGAGCTCGGCCATCCCCCGCGGACCTTCGACGCGTTGCAGTTGCTGGCCTCCATCGCCACCGCGCAGGGCGACCACACCCGCGCGGCGCGGCTGTTCGGCGCGGCCGACGACCTGGTATCCGACGTCGCCGCGATGTCGCTGTCCGAGTGGGAGCAGGCGATCAGCAGCCGCGACCGCGACCGCGCGCGCCAAGCCTTGGGCGAGAAGGACTACGACGACGCCTACCAGTGCGGCGCGCGGCTCGAAACCGACGAGGCCATCGCCCTGGCCACGGTGGGGAAAGTCCCCGAAACAGGCAAGCCGCTCACCAGACGGCAAGCCGAGATCGCCGACCTCGTCGCCGAGGGCCTGACCAACCGCCAGATCGCCCACCGGCTCGTGATCTCGGTGCGCACCGCGGAGACCCACGTCGACCACGTCCTGACCAGACTCGGCTTCGCCAACCGCTCCCAGCTCGCCGCGTGGGTCACGGGCCGAAAAGCCGCGCCCGACGCTGAACCGCCGTCATAGCCGCTCGACCACTCGCGCGAGTTGATCGGTGGTGGCGCCCCAGCCCTCGGCGAAGCCCAGCTCGGCGTGCAGGGCGCGGGTGGCGGGGTCGCCGTGGCGGACGGTGATCCGGTAGTCGGTGCCGTCCGGGTGGTCGAGCAGGACGATCTCCGCGGTCATCGCGATCGGCGTGGGACTCGCGGGCCGCAGGGCGCTGTCGATCGCGTTGGTGAACACGATCCGCTCGTAGTCGTCCACCACGAGGAAGCACCCGTCCAGATGCGGGACGAACGCGTCGCCGTCGTCGCTCATCAGCGTGACGAACGCACCGCCGGGCCGGGCGTCGAGACGCTCGACGCGGCAGCGGGCCGGGGCGGGAACCCACCACTGCGCCAGTTTGGCCGGATCGGTCGGCCAGCCAGTCCTCCACGAGCGCGAACCGCTCCTGGTTGAGCTCGCAGGTGCGTACCCGGCCGGACTTCGCCGTGCGGATCAGGCCGTTCGACTCGAGCACCCGCACGTGCTTCATGAACGACGGCAAGGTCATGGTGGTCTCGCCCGCGAGGTCGCCGACACTCGCGGGCCCGCGACCGAGTCGCCGGACCACCGCGCGCGTGGGCAGGAGTCAACCAGCCGCGATCAAGACCTTGGCCGCAGCAGCGTCAGTGACAAGCGTGGTGATAACACCAGAATTGAGAGCCGCGCGAATAGCGACCGTCTTGTGCTCACCCGCCGCAACAGCAATCACATCGGAAACCTCACGGAGTTCGTCGATCGTGATCCCGATAGTGCGGTCGGCGAAGTCAGGAACCGGGTTCCCCTCCCCGTCCAACATGCGACCACAGACATCAGCCCGAACCCCATGACGACGCAACGCGGCGCTTTCGGTCGGAGGCAAGGAATCCGACAACAGCGAGTCGGGAGGCTGCCAGGAGCCGATAGCAACCACCGCTTTCGTCAAAGCGCCATATCTCTTCAGTGCGTCGGCGACCTGTGGCTGTTTACGCAGGCTCCGAACAGTCGCCGGACCATCAACGATGAGAGGAGCGTAGATAGGATATGCCGGGCCACGCGCCAGACTCGCCAACCGCCGGACGAGTTCTACGGAGTTCTCGCCAAGGCCGCCCGTGTGGACACCGCTGAGCTGGACCACCGTCAGCTTGGGCAGTTCAGTCAGGGC is drawn from Actinokineospora alba and contains these coding sequences:
- a CDS encoding sugar-binding transcriptional regulator yields the protein MERLRPAELIRAAGIARRYYIDGVSKVDIAEEFGLSRFKVARMLADAQAAGLVRIEITVPDDIDADLSDRLRSRFGLKDAIVAADGPAASARERVGRLAATHLTEILHEGDVVGLACSRTLHEMARALTELPKLTVVQLSGVHTGGLGENSVELVRRLASLARGPAYPIYAPLIVDGPATVRSLRKQPQVADALKRYGALTKAVVAIGSWQPPDSLLSDSLPPTESAALRRHGVRADVCGRMLDGEGNPVPDFADRTIGITIDELREVSDVIAVAAGEHKTVAIRAALNSGVITTLVTDAAAAKVLIAAG
- a CDS encoding SRPBCC domain-containing protein, with the protein product MAQWWVPAPARCRVERLDARPGGAFVTLMSDDGDAFVPHLDGCFLVVDDYERIVFTNAIDSALRPASPTPIAMTAEIVLLDHPDGTDYRITVRHGDPATRALHAELGFAEGWGATTDQLARVVERL